A single genomic interval of Mustelus asterias chromosome 13, sMusAst1.hap1.1, whole genome shotgun sequence harbors:
- the LOC144503174 gene encoding leukemia inhibitory factor-like, protein MELGAGILHILLLFSLSCFNTSAVPVPNIRMNMSYNLAIELNNSTPAVLRLYLSAQGPPFDRDNARTCKVEVKCLPKGHLANMEENEMLKKIYIGVQQFELHLKNIVVQQKNMNPLKKTLLNRLENTRTHLSSLQSNLYDILHTRVGHVPRDLNCSPEHINIPENLFTQKQQGCIILREFKQYIKQVLKSFHHLLRNVH, encoded by the exons ATGGAACTTGGAGCAG GAATCCTCCACATACTTCTGCTGTTCTCTTTATCTTGTTTCAACACAAGTGCAGTTCCTGTGCCGAATATAAGAATGAATATGAGTTACAATCTGGCAATTGAATTAAACAACTCTACTCCAGCTGTCCTACGCTTATAT CTCTCTGCTCAAGGACCTCCCTTTGATAGAGATAATGCCAGAACGTGCAAAGTTGAGGTGAAGTGTCTTCCCAAAGGACATTTGGCTAACATGGAGGAAAATGAAATGCTCAAGAAAATCTATATTGGTGTGCAACAGTTTGAGTTGCACTTGAAGAACATTGTGGTCCAGCAGAAGAATATGAACCCGCTGAAGAAAACACTTCTCAATCGCCTTGAAAATACACGGACTCACCTATCATCCCTGCAGTCAAACCTCTATGACATTCTGCATACCAGAGTTGGTCACGTTCCTCGAGATTTAAACTGCTCACCAGAACACATTAATATCCCAGAGAATCTGTTTACACAAAAGCAACAAGGATGCATCATACTGCGAGAGTTTAAACAGTACATCAAACAAGTGTTGAAGAGTTTTCATCATTTACTGAGGAACGTTCATTGA